Sequence from the uncultured Flavobacterium sp. genome:
GTACAAAACCTTAGTTTGAGAAAATGCAGAAATTCCAAATAAAAGCAACGCAAACAGTTTAATTTTCAGCATCGTTTTGTTTTTAAAAATGAAGAATAAAGTTATTGCTTTTTATTTAAATAGAAACCTTTAAAAAACGACAAACCCGACAGGTTTTTAAAACCTGTCGGGTTTACTATGTGCATTCTGCAATTAGTAAAATTTGCGTTAAAAAAATTTCCCATGTCTTGAATTCTCACTTGTTTGCGTCCAAACTTCAGCTCTGGCAAACTTATGATTTTCAAAATGCAATTCTAAATTTGGTAAAATATAGAATAATCGTTTAGTCCCAATATCAAATCTTAAACATAAATGACTGGAATTAAAAGCATTACTTTCTCCTGACCAAAATAAATTTAAAGTTGAAAAATTAATTTCAGGAATCTTTTTTAGTTTTTCCTGAGGAACATATAAACTTTTACCTTTAAAAGCAATTTTAAATGATGTCCAGTTTTTTCCATCAAATTGAACAGTTACAATTTCTCCTGTTTTATAATACAATTGAACTTCTGAAATTTCTTTTTTTCCACTAACAATTTCGTTACAGAATTCTTTCAGTTTCGAATCAAGAGATTCAAACCGAATTACATCATTGCTTTTTAAAATAAAAACAAACTTTTCAGGAACTTCAATTCTATCTTTATGAGCGTAAATTACACCCGAAGTAAAAAGTATCAGAATCACCAAAATCGACTTAATATTCTCCATAATAAAATATTCAATTTTAATTACATATTCTTAAAAAAAATAAACCCGACAGATTTTTTAAATTCTATCGGGTTTAAAATATTATATAAATCTTTTAATGACTCAAATTCTCAATTTCTTTTGGATCATGTTTATGTTTAAATAAAACAGCAAAAGCAATAGCAATTACCAAAGCATAAGCTGCGAATGACAACCAGATTGTATGCCAGTCTTTCATTAAAATTGGATTTGTAAAAATTCCGTCTGTAGAAATTGTATTTCCCTGACCCTTTACAAAATCAAGCATTTTTGAGTTTGTAGTATCAGTTTGTAAAAATCCAGCTAATTCAGTTGTATTGTGGAATGATTTTGTAAAGAAACGATCAATTGCCCAACCAGAAGTTAAACTTCCTAAAACTGCTCCTACTCCATTTGTCATCATCATGAATAAACCTTGAGCTGATGAACGAATTTTAGAATCAGTATTACTTTCTACAAATAAAGAACCTGAGATATTAAAGAAATCAAATGCCATTCCGTAAACGATACATGACATAATAATCATCCATAATCCTCCAACAGGATCTCCAAAAGCAAATAATCCGAAACGCAATACCCAAGCCAACATACTAATCAACATAACTTGTTTGATTCCAAAACGTCTTAAGAAAAAAGGAATCGCCAAGATAAATAAAGTCTCAGAAACCTGAGAAATCGACATAATAATAGTTGAATACTTAATTACGAATGAATCTGCATATTTTGGAAAATGCTTAAATTCATCTAAGAATACATCTCCATAAGCATTTGTCAATTGCAAAGCGCCTCCTAAAAACATAGAAAACACAAAAAACAAAGCCATTTTATAATTTCCGAATAATTTAAAAGCTTCTAATCCTAAAGTTTCAGTCAATGAAGCATCTTCTTTAGTCAAACGTTGTGGTTCACATTTTGGTAATGTAAAAGCATAAATCCCAAGAATTAAAGCGCCAACTCCAGCAATATAAAACTGATATTCGGTTGCTTTACTTCCGCTTAAATTAGTAATCCACATTGCGGCAATAAAACCAATAGTTCCCCAAACACGAATTGGTGGAAAATCTTTTACAATGTTTTTATTGTTTAATTTCAGTGAAGTGTACGAAATCGAATTACTTAATGCAATTGTTGGCATATAGCAACACATTGCGGCAAACATTACGTAAATAAAATTGTCAGGAGTTGTTACATGTGCAATACTAAACAAAACTACTGCATATATTATATGTAAAAAACCATATAATTTTTCAGCATTTATCCATCTGTCAGCAATGATTCCTGTTAATGTAGGCATGAATAAAGAGGCAATTCCCATGGTTCCGAAAACAAGACCAAACTGAGTTCCTTCCCAATTTTTAGTACCAAACCAATAATTTCCAATTGTTATAAGCCACGCTCCCCAAACAAAAAATTGAAGAAAGCTCATTATAATCAACCTGTTTTTAATTCCCATATGATGAAATTGTCTTTTAGTAAAAATGAAGCGGTAAAACTACCATTAAAAATGATATCTACAAAAAATTAAGCAGTTTTAACAACATCATTTACTAATTCTAAAACAGCTGAAAATTGTTCTTCTCTATTCAGGTAAGAATTATCTATTTCTATAGCATCATCTGCAATCACCAAAGGAGAATCTTCACGATGCGTATCTATATGATCTCTTTCTACAACATTTTTCAAAACATCTTCATAAGAAACATTATCACCTTTTTGCTGCAGTTCGTCAAAACGTCTTTGAGCACGTGTTTCTGCACTCGCAGTCATGAAAATTTTAAGTTCAGCATCTGGAAAAACTACTGTTCCTATGTCTCTTCCGTCCATAACAATAGCTTTATTTTTTCCCATTTCTTGTTGTTGTTCTACTAATTTAGAACGCACTTCAGAAACTTCGGCTACTTTACTTACAAAATTAGAAACTTCAATAGTTCTAATTTGTTTTTCGACATTTTCACCATTCAAATACATCTCAGCAAAACCAAGATCAGCATTAAATTTAAATTCTAATTGAATATTTGGAAGTGAATCTACTAAAGTTTTTTTATCAAAAAAATCAGCTTTAATAAGCTCATTCTGCATTGCAAAATAGGCAACAGCGCGGTACATTGCTCCGGTATCTACATAAACATATTCTAGCTCTTTTGCTAATTGTTTGGCCAAAGTGCTCTTTCCTGTTGATGAGAATCCATCAATTGCAATGGTAATTTTTTTCAATTTTTTATTTTTTAAATTTTAATTTCTTTACTGCTTTAATCTGATCTTAATAATAAATACTCATCAGAATATCTGACTCTGAGTTATCTATTATTTGTGCTATCCTGTCAAAGTATTTTTTATTAACCATGGGACAACCGTAGCTGTTGCAAATATAACCATCTTTCTCTTTATACGGAACATCAAAGTAGTAATGAAAAACAATATCTCGCTCAAATGCATTACTATTTGTTGAGTCTAATCCGTATAGTTTATAGGCTTTCCCGAATCTTCCGTTGTAATGATTTCCTATAGCATATTTTCCTAATGAAGTACTGAGCGAATTTGGAATATTACTGAATCTCAATTTCCCTTTTACACCAGTTTCAGATCCGGAACCATGAGCAACTAATCCTTTGTCTATGATTTTATTAGCTTTTAAATCATAGACAAAAAAGCGATTTTTACCAGAAGGAATTTTCATGTCAATAAAAAATGCAATCCTATTATTGTACTTCGAATTACTGTTTATTACTTTCTTGACTTCGTTAATTTGCGCTATATCAATTTTCTTTTCAGCTAATAAAATAACTTTTTCGTCTTTCCAGAAAATTTTAAATCCGATGAAAAACAACAGCGCTACAAAAAAAGCGAAAATGATCTTCTTCATATTAAACTGTTGGTTTGACGAGCTAAAATTTAAGTGTGGGAAATTTATATAATTTCAAAAAAAATGCTGTTGAAAAATTTACAACAGCAAAAGCTTAATTATATTGAAATTATACGAAATGTTATTTTAGTAATAAATATCCAAGATGATATTCGACTTAGAACTATCAATTATTTTTTCGATTCTTTTAAAGAATTGCTCATTTACCATTGGACAGCCGTGACTATTACTGATATAATAATCTTGCTCTTCATAAGGAACCGCTGAATAATAATGTAGAACTATCGCTCTTTTTAAAGCATTATTGTTTGTTTCGTCTAAACCTTCTAGTTTATATGATTTTCCAAAACATCCTTTATAACATTTTTCTATAGAATATCTGCCCAAAGCTGTGCAGTTTGAGTTTGGTGTATTGCTAAATCTTAAACTTCCTTTTATTCCGGTTTCAGATCCTGAACCGTGTGCCACAAGACCCTGGTCGATTATTTTATTGTTTACTAAATCGTAAACAAAAAAACGATTTTTACCGGAAGGTATTCTCATGTCCACAAAAAAAGCGATTTTAGTATTGTATTTGGGATCAATACTCATCATGTTTCTTATCTCGCTAACTCTTGTATTAATCCTCTCTATTTCCATAGTGGTAATAGAAGTTTCTTCTTTGTAGTAGTGTTTTGAACCCGTAAAAAAACCTACTGTCATAAACAAAAACAAACTAAATATTTTCATATAACTACTGAAAATTTAAAATTAGACCAAAAAGACTCGTATTTGCTGCCAATGTATATCTAGAGTATGAATAATTAAACTTTAACTTATTCATCTTTAAACCAAAACCTAATGAAACTCCTGAAAAATTGCGTTGATCTACCACTCTTAATTCTTCACCTCTTCTAAAATTATATCCTAAACGCAAATTAAATGCCCTTTTGGGGAACAGCTCCACACCAAAAACAACGTGTCGCAAAGCATTATTTACAAACGAAACCTTCTCGCTATTTGTTGATCCATCAATGTTGGTTTCTCCGCGAACGGGATTCGAAAAAGAAATATTCCATTGTTGCAAATTTTCTAATGAAAGATGCCAACGAATTGGAACGTGCTCTAATTCCTGAGAAACTCCTGCAATGATTTCAAACGGTAATTTTTCCTGTATACCGGAATAAGTTGTAAACTGTGTTCCTATATTACGAAATACCAGTGCCAAATTTACATCATTTTTTTCAATTTGATACATAATTCCCACATCAATTGCACCACCAATTGAATTATAACTTTCTAAAGTTGAAGTTATTAGTTTAGCTGTGGCTCCAATATGTAAATCTGTAAAAGGAACATTATACGCGTAGCCCAATGATAGCGCGCCTTCGCTACCTGAAAAGCTGGATGTTGCCTGACCATTTTCGTCATATCCTTCAAATGAACCATAATTTACATAACTCATTCCGGCGTAAAACGTCTGCACGTGTCTATCGTAAGTATAAGCGTACGAAGCAGTTCCGTAAGAAGCCTCGCCATAATAACTACCATAATTCATTGCTAAATGGTTATCCATATCTTCATTTAATGCTGCCGGATTAGACATTACCTGATTCACGTCTTCATCGTATATTGTAATCGTTTCACCTCCTAATGCAGCTTGTCGCGGTGAAGTCGTTAAATTTAAAAACTGATAAGTATATCGACCACCAATTTGCCCGTAAGAAACCGAACAAACTAAACTAAAAAAAAGTAAAACAAATCGTTTTAACATGCTTTTGGGGCGATTCCTATATGGGAATAACGCAAATGCGAAGATAAAATTATATAACTTATAAAATAAAATTTATTATAAATTAAATTCCAATAAAAAAATTCAAATTCCAAAACTGAAATCGAAGTTTAAAAACAATCAAGTTGCCAGTAAATATTGAGCTTAATAAAAAATTCCAAACTCCAAAACTGAGTTATCAGATTGGAATTTGGAATTTTAAAAATATTCGTATTTAACTTTAAAATCTTATTTTAAAGTTTTAGCATTTTTTACATTTTGGTCTGTCAAAGCCAAAGCTAAAACTTCGCTCATTTCTTTCACATAATGAAAACTCAAGCCTTCTAAGTATTCTGCTTTTATTTCGTCAATGTCACTTTTGTTTTCGTGACATAAAATAATTTCTTTAATACCAGCTCTCTTCGCAGCTAAGATTTTCTCTTTAATACCGCCAACTGGTAAAACTTTTCCACGAAGCGTGATTTCTCCAGTCATTGCTAAGCTTTTCTTTACTTTCTTTTGTGTTAACAAAGAAACCAAAGAAGTCAACATTGCAATACCTGCACTTGGTCCGTCTTTTGGCGTTGCTCCTTCCGGAACGTGCAAGTGGATATTATATTTTTGGAAAAGCTCAACACTTAAACCTAATTTCTTAGCATTTGCTTTAATGTATTCTAATGCAATTGTAGCTGATTCTTTCATTACAGTACCTAAATTTCCTGTAATACTTAAAGAACCTTTTCCTTCAGAAATTAAAGATTCAATAAACAAAATATCACCACCGACACTTGTCCATGCAAGACCTGTTACAACTCCTGCAATATCATTATTCTCGTATTTGTCACGCTCTAATCTTGGCACACCCAAAACGGTTACAATATCTTCGTCGGTTACTTTTTTATTGTATTCCTCCTCCATTGCAACTGCTTTTGCAGCGTTACGAATTACCTGAGCGATTTTTGTCTCTAAATTACGAACACCAGATTCACGTGTATAACCTTCTACGATTTTTTCTAATTGTTTTTTGCCAATTGTCAAATCTTTAGTAGTCAATCCATGCGCTTCCAATTGTTTTGGGAAAAGGTGTCTTTTTGCAATTTCAACTTTCTCTTCAATTGTATAACCTGACATTTTGATTACTTCCATTCTGTCACGCAATGCTGGCTGAATTGCCGACATATTATTAGAAGTTGCAATAAACATCACTTTAGATAAATCATATCCCATTTCAAGGAAGTTATCATAAAAAGCACTGTTTTGCTCCGGATCTAAAACCTCCAATAAAGCAGAAGATGGATCACCGCTATTTCCGTTTGACAACTTGTCAATTTCATCCAGAATAAAAACAGGATTCGAAGTTCCGGCTTTTTTCAAACTCTGAATAATTCGTCCTGGCATTGCACCGATATAGGTTTTTCTATGTCCGCGAATTTCAGCTTCGTCACGTAAACCACCTAACGAAATACGTACATATTCACGTCCAAGAGCTTCGGCAACTGAACGTCCAATAGATGTTTTACCAACTCCCGGAGGTCCTGTGAAACAAATAATTGGCGATTTCATATCGTTACGAAGTTTCAATACTGCCAAATGTTCAATCATTCTTTTCTTAACTTCTTCAAGTCCAAAATGATCTTTATCTAATATTTTCTGAGCATGTTTTAAATCGAATTTATCTTTAGAATATTCGCCCCAAGGCAATTCTAAAAACAACTCTAAATAGTTACGCTGAATTCCAAAATCAGGAGATTGTGGATTCATACGACGCATTTTTGACAATTCTTTTTCGAAATGTTTCTGCGTCTTTTCGTCCCATTTTTTAGTTTTCGCTTTCAGTCCCATTTCGTCCATTTCTTCCTCTTGCGAAACGCCTCCCAATTCTTCCTGAATGGTTTTCATTTGCTGATGCAAGAAATATTCACGTTGCTGCTGATCTAAATCAAAACGAACTTTTGACTGAATGTCATTCTTCAATTCTAATTTTTGCAACTCAACGTTCATATAACGTAAGGTTTCTAGCGCTCTGTCTTTTAATCCGTTGATAGACAATAAACCTTGTTTTTCTTTTACGGATAAATTCATATTAGAAGAAACAAAATTGATCAAAAACGACTGGCTCTCAATGTTTTTAATCGCAAAAGTAGCTTCTGACGGAATATTTGGACTTTCTTTTATAATTTGAATTGCCAACTCTTTTACAGAATCTAAAATAGCTGTAAATTCCGTATCATCTTCTTCCGGACGTTCTTCGGCAACCTCTTTTATAGTTGCAGTAATATAAGGTTCTTCTGAAACTACTTCGTCAATTTCAAAACGTTTTTTTCCTTGTAAAATAACCGTAACATTTCCGTCAGGCATTTTCAAAACGCGCAAAATTCTCGCTACAGTTCCTATTTTATGAATATCGTCTTTTGACGGATCTTCGTCTTCTTCATTAATTTGAGAAACTACACCAATAATTTTTCCGCCGGCATTGGCATCATTAATTAGTTTGATTGATTTATCTCTTCCTGCCGAAATTGGAATTACAACTCCCGGAAAAAGAACGGTATTACGCAAAGGTAAAATTGGCAACGAAAGCGGAAGCTCTTCGTTGTTCATTTCTTCTTCGTCCTCTGGAGTTAATAATGGAATTAATTCGGCTTCTGAATCAAATTCTTGAAGTGACAGATTGTCAATAGTAAGTATTTTATGGTTTGACATAATAATATATAAGTCGTTTTGTCATTAAAAGTTTAATCCTAACTGCAAATTCATCCAAACGCTCTGTAGTTTTTAGTACAACTTCATTAAGTGTTTGATTTACATGATAGGCAGTAAAAATAGACAATCATTATGCCAAAACCAAAAAAGAAAGTTTTCAAATGTCACTTTTGGTATTTTAAATTATCAAACAACATTAATTACAAAGAATAAAAAACCCGAAATCACTTTCGGGTTTTAAATACTAATAAGTTATTATTTCTTGACAACATATGATTTTAAAACACTTACAACATCTCCTGCTGTAAATTTTATAACTCCAATATCTTTAGCTAACCAATATTCTGCATCTGATGCACTCGAAGGCTGACCTTCGATTTTTACTTCCTGATGAAACTTGAATTTTATGACATCATTATAAGTAACTCCATTTACAATAGCAGTAGAAGCTTTCTCTAAAATAGTTCCTGTATAACTTACATTCATTTTAATAGCAGGAAATTCAGCAATACTAAAAGAAGTTTCCTGTACAAAATTTCCTGTCCATGTTTTATTAACATCTAAATAATCTTTAAAGAAAATAAATTCATAACCAGAACTTTTACCTGTTATTCCTTGTCCGTAATCAAATTTAAGTTCGTCTATTTTTATAGAATAATCTCCTTTAACCTTTTTTAAATAAACAGATGCACTTCCTGTTACACCTTGACCCATTCCTGAAAATTGATCAAATTTAAAATAGTCATTTTCCGAAGAAATAATTTTCATTGAAACACTTTGTCCGCTTTGGTCCAAAACCCACTGATTTCCTACTGCTGTAGGCCAATAGTCTCCAGACGAAGCTTGTGCTGTGTCACCAGAATCACTCTGGCATGAATTTAATAAAAATAGCGATAGAAAGAATGTCGCAAAAATGGTAAATTTTAATCTTTTCATAGTTTTAGATTTGTTAATGGTATATTGTAAGTAAATTTCTAACCAAAAATAAACCGATCATTTTATTTTTCCTTACGGCTTTGCGTAAAAGAAAAAAAATAAAAAAAAGTTTATGAAAAGTGTAACAAACCAAAAAAAGCAAAGTCATTATAAAAAACTAGCAATCAAAACTTGAACATAACCAATCAAAATATCGAAGAATTAATCGCTCTTTGTAAAGAAAACAATCAAAAGGCTCAATTCGAAGTTTACAATCGTTACTGTAAAGCTATGTATAACGTGGCTTACCGTATTGTGAAGGACGAACATTTTGCACAAGACGTCATGCAAGAAGGCTTTTTGAAAGCGTTTACAAAAATCAATGACTACAAGCAGGAAGTCGCTTTTGGAGCGTGGCTAAAAAAAATAATTATCAATTATAGTATTGATTTTTACAAAAAAAATAACGCGTTTCAAGTCGAGGATTTGAGTAAAACACTTTATAAAATAGAAGAAAATGACAGTTTCTTTTCTGAAAATATAGATCTGAATTCACTTAAAGTGAAACAGGTTTTGGATACCATTTTATCATTAAAAGATAATTATCGAATGGTTTTGACGCTATTTTATATTGAAGGTTATGATCAGGAAGAGATTTGCGAAATTTTGAATATTAGTTATGCCAATTGTAGAACAACTTTAAGCAGAGCTAAAGAAAGTCTACGAAAAAAATTAGAGGAAATATGAAAAAGGAAAATGACAATTTAGACCAATTATTTAACAAATTTGAAGATCAATGGGATATTCAGGAAATGAATTCTGACCATCAGGTTGATTTCTTAAACAAATTAAATAAAAAGCAATCCAAAAGGAAATATTGGTTTGTAACAGCTGTTGCTGCTTCAATTGTATTGATGTTAGGAATATCTGTTTTTTATAAAAATGACAAACCAAAAGAATTCAAGTTTGCATCTAATGAAACCAAACGTACTGATTCTATTTTCAGCATTTTAATCGATAATGAACTTGTAAAACTAAAAGAGAAAAATTCGCCTGAAAACGAACAAATTATTAATGATGCGCTAAAGCAAATGAAAGTTTTTGATGCCGATTATGCAAAAATCATAAAAGAGCTTCAGAAAAATGGCGAGAACAAACAAATTATTTACGCCATGATTAGCAATCTGCAAACGCGAATCTCTTTTTTACAAACTGTTTTAAAACGAATTGAAGAAAACGAAAATCTAAAAAACACATCTGATGAAAAAACATTATAACTTACTTATTCTATTCATTTTAATACCTTTACTAGGGTTTTCAAATGATGATAATTACATTTCAAAACAAAAAAGTATCAAAAAAACCTATATCGTAAATTCGAATGCAGGAATTGATATTACCAATAAATATGGGAACATCACAGTATCAACTTGGGACGAAGATAAAATTGATATTGACATTACAATAAAAGTAACCGGCGGAAATGAAAACTGGGTTAACGAAAAACTAAACAGTATCGATGTTGATATTACAGCCTTAAAATCATTGGTTACAGCTGTTACAAATAT
This genomic interval carries:
- a CDS encoding nucleoside permease, which gives rise to MGIKNRLIIMSFLQFFVWGAWLITIGNYWFGTKNWEGTQFGLVFGTMGIASLFMPTLTGIIADRWINAEKLYGFLHIIYAVVLFSIAHVTTPDNFIYVMFAAMCCYMPTIALSNSISYTSLKLNNKNIVKDFPPIRVWGTIGFIAAMWITNLSGSKATEYQFYIAGVGALILGIYAFTLPKCEPQRLTKEDASLTETLGLEAFKLFGNYKMALFFVFSMFLGGALQLTNAYGDVFLDEFKHFPKYADSFVIKYSTIIMSISQVSETLFILAIPFFLRRFGIKQVMLISMLAWVLRFGLFAFGDPVGGLWMIIMSCIVYGMAFDFFNISGSLFVESNTDSKIRSSAQGLFMMMTNGVGAVLGSLTSGWAIDRFFTKSFHNTTELAGFLQTDTTNSKMLDFVKGQGNTISTDGIFTNPILMKDWHTIWLSFAAYALVIAIAFAVLFKHKHDPKEIENLSH
- the porQ gene encoding type IX secretion system protein PorQ, giving the protein MLKRFVLLFFSLVCSVSYGQIGGRYTYQFLNLTTSPRQAALGGETITIYDEDVNQVMSNPAALNEDMDNHLAMNYGSYYGEASYGTASYAYTYDRHVQTFYAGMSYVNYGSFEGYDENGQATSSFSGSEGALSLGYAYNVPFTDLHIGATAKLITSTLESYNSIGGAIDVGIMYQIEKNDVNLALVFRNIGTQFTTYSGIQEKLPFEIIAGVSQELEHVPIRWHLSLENLQQWNISFSNPVRGETNIDGSTNSEKVSFVNNALRHVVFGVELFPKRAFNLRLGYNFRRGEELRVVDQRNFSGVSLGFGLKMNKLKFNYSYSRYTLAANTSLFGLILNFQ
- a CDS encoding RNA polymerase sigma factor yields the protein MNITNQNIEELIALCKENNQKAQFEVYNRYCKAMYNVAYRIVKDEHFAQDVMQEGFLKAFTKINDYKQEVAFGAWLKKIIINYSIDFYKKNNAFQVEDLSKTLYKIEENDSFFSENIDLNSLKVKQVLDTILSLKDNYRMVLTLFYIEGYDQEEICEILNISYANCRTTLSRAKESLRKKLEEI
- a CDS encoding murein L,D-transpeptidase catalytic domain family protein is translated as MKKIIFAFFVALLFFIGFKIFWKDEKVILLAEKKIDIAQINEVKKVINSNSKYNNRIAFFIDMKIPSGKNRFFVYDLKANKIIDKGLVAHGSGSETGVKGKLRFSNIPNSLSTSLGKYAIGNHYNGRFGKAYKLYGLDSTNSNAFERDIVFHYYFDVPYKEKDGYICNSYGCPMVNKKYFDRIAQIIDNSESDILMSIYY
- a CDS encoding murein L,D-transpeptidase catalytic domain family protein, with protein sequence MKIFSLFLFMTVGFFTGSKHYYKEETSITTMEIERINTRVSEIRNMMSIDPKYNTKIAFFVDMRIPSGKNRFFVYDLVNNKIIDQGLVAHGSGSETGIKGSLRFSNTPNSNCTALGRYSIEKCYKGCFGKSYKLEGLDETNNNALKRAIVLHYYSAVPYEEQDYYISNSHGCPMVNEQFFKRIEKIIDSSKSNIILDIYY
- a CDS encoding anti-sigma factor — its product is MKKENDNLDQLFNKFEDQWDIQEMNSDHQVDFLNKLNKKQSKRKYWFVTAVAASIVLMLGISVFYKNDKPKEFKFASNETKRTDSIFSILIDNELVKLKEKNSPENEQIINDALKQMKVFDADYAKIIKELQKNGENKQIIYAMISNLQTRISFLQTVLKRIEENENLKNTSDEKTL
- the lon gene encoding endopeptidase La, with translation MSNHKILTIDNLSLQEFDSEAELIPLLTPEDEEEMNNEELPLSLPILPLRNTVLFPGVVIPISAGRDKSIKLINDANAGGKIIGVVSQINEEDEDPSKDDIHKIGTVARILRVLKMPDGNVTVILQGKKRFEIDEVVSEEPYITATIKEVAEERPEEDDTEFTAILDSVKELAIQIIKESPNIPSEATFAIKNIESQSFLINFVSSNMNLSVKEKQGLLSINGLKDRALETLRYMNVELQKLELKNDIQSKVRFDLDQQQREYFLHQQMKTIQEELGGVSQEEEMDEMGLKAKTKKWDEKTQKHFEKELSKMRRMNPQSPDFGIQRNYLELFLELPWGEYSKDKFDLKHAQKILDKDHFGLEEVKKRMIEHLAVLKLRNDMKSPIICFTGPPGVGKTSIGRSVAEALGREYVRISLGGLRDEAEIRGHRKTYIGAMPGRIIQSLKKAGTSNPVFILDEIDKLSNGNSGDPSSALLEVLDPEQNSAFYDNFLEMGYDLSKVMFIATSNNMSAIQPALRDRMEVIKMSGYTIEEKVEIAKRHLFPKQLEAHGLTTKDLTIGKKQLEKIVEGYTRESGVRNLETKIAQVIRNAAKAVAMEEEYNKKVTDEDIVTVLGVPRLERDKYENNDIAGVVTGLAWTSVGGDILFIESLISEGKGSLSITGNLGTVMKESATIALEYIKANAKKLGLSVELFQKYNIHLHVPEGATPKDGPSAGIAMLTSLVSLLTQKKVKKSLAMTGEITLRGKVLPVGGIKEKILAAKRAGIKEIILCHENKSDIDEIKAEYLEGLSFHYVKEMSEVLALALTDQNVKNAKTLK
- the cmk gene encoding (d)CMP kinase, translating into MKKITIAIDGFSSTGKSTLAKQLAKELEYVYVDTGAMYRAVAYFAMQNELIKADFFDKKTLVDSLPNIQLEFKFNADLGFAEMYLNGENVEKQIRTIEVSNFVSKVAEVSEVRSKLVEQQQEMGKNKAIVMDGRDIGTVVFPDAELKIFMTASAETRAQRRFDELQQKGDNVSYEDVLKNVVERDHIDTHREDSPLVIADDAIEIDNSYLNREEQFSAVLELVNDVVKTA